From Virgibacillus ihumii, the proteins below share one genomic window:
- a CDS encoding TIGR04104 family putative zinc finger protein, whose amino-acid sequence MPTCQNCNYKWSWKQTFRKSFTLDTGMGCPCCGEKQYPTTDSKKRFGRWLFIPPFTILLSLLFDVPTPLVIGMIIVVSILLLCMYPYTVELSNQEEALW is encoded by the coding sequence ATGCCAACCTGTCAAAATTGCAATTATAAATGGAGTTGGAAACAAACCTTTAGGAAATCGTTCACGCTGGATACTGGAATGGGTTGTCCCTGCTGTGGAGAAAAACAATATCCAACCACTGACTCAAAAAAGCGATTTGGACGTTGGCTGTTTATTCCGCCATTTACCATTCTTCTGTCACTGTTGTTTGATGTTCCAACCCCGCTTGTTATTGGAATGATAATTGTCGTCAGTATCTTGCTGTTGTGTATGTATCCCTACACAGTTGAATTATCAAATCAGGAAGAAGCACTTTGGTAA
- a CDS encoding TIGR04104 family putative zinc finger protein, whose amino-acid sequence MPTCQNCGNEWSWKQTIKTLFKLKCPHCGEKQYESASSRRWGGMFVLIPLLLIMPVNIWLEMPIVVAILLVIIFLLIMFSTYPFILKLSNEEEPYW is encoded by the coding sequence ATGCCGACATGTCAGAACTGTGGTAATGAATGGAGCTGGAAACAAACGATAAAAACATTATTCAAACTGAAATGCCCGCATTGTGGTGAAAAGCAGTATGAATCTGCCTCGTCGAGAAGATGGGGAGGGATGTTTGTATTAATTCCATTATTGTTGATAATGCCTGTTAATATTTGGCTGGAAATGCCGATTGTTGTGGCAATCTTGCTGGTCATCATTTTCCTGTTAATCATGTTCAGCACCTATCCATTTATTTTGAAATTGTCCAATGAAGAGGAACCTTATTGGTGA
- a CDS encoding TetR/AcrR family transcriptional regulator — translation MRSDEQRPLGRPRVSEQTQPTTESIIQAATQLFTENGYQMVSVNDVAKKCNVTKATIYYYYSSKAELFTETMVQMMIRIRERINAMLHEPIPLKSRLYNITKTHLSATVDIDINGFMKGTTNTLTPEQLERINEAESDMYQSIEQVFTRAMEQNEIREINPVFATHAYLSLLNVGNYNNEKQAKIYDSIEEMAEQIIELFWEGVQIKG, via the coding sequence GTGAGAAGCGATGAGCAACGACCCTTGGGCAGACCAAGGGTAAGTGAGCAGACTCAGCCAACAACCGAATCAATCATCCAGGCGGCAACACAATTATTTACGGAAAATGGGTATCAAATGGTTTCCGTAAATGACGTTGCAAAAAAGTGCAATGTGACAAAAGCTACCATCTATTACTATTATTCCAGCAAGGCGGAGTTGTTTACGGAAACGATGGTACAAATGATGATTCGCATCCGTGAGCGAATAAACGCTATGCTGCACGAACCCATACCGCTGAAAAGCCGTTTATACAACATTACAAAGACACATTTATCAGCAACAGTTGACATTGATATTAATGGATTTATGAAAGGAACAACAAATACGCTGACACCGGAACAACTGGAGCGGATAAACGAAGCCGAGTCGGACATGTACCAGTCGATTGAACAAGTTTTTACACGTGCGATGGAACAGAATGAAATACGCGAAATAAACCCGGTTTTTGCCACACACGCCTATTTGTCACTGTTAAATGTTGGTAATTACAATAATGAGAAACAAGCAAAAATATATGATTCAATTGAAGAAATGGCTGAACAGATTATTGAACTGTTTTGGGAAGGGGTTCAGATAAAGGGATAA